One Camelus ferus isolate YT-003-E chromosome 19, BCGSAC_Cfer_1.0, whole genome shotgun sequence genomic window, TGGGGGAGGCTATGGTAAACTAAACTCTTTGACCGTCTCTGCAGCTCTGAGTTCCCTCCTGGAGCTTCACAGATCCATTCCTACAGAAGGGGGTCTGTGCTCAAAACTATCTGATCAACCCTTCGCCCCTTCTACCAAGATAAGTGACACCTACGACCCAGGAAATAAATGCTGATGATTTATGTGACTGGTTTAAGATGGTTTCTCCTTTAAACAGCAAAAGCAGGGGCTGGGTCTTGTTTCCCCAAGTCTTCAGTTAGCTGGGACCCATGGCTTCCCCAGGCTCTCACGGAAGGAAGTACCTGAGAAGATACTGGGGTCCTGCAGAGGCCGTGCAGATCCTCAGCCTGGTGTCCGATGAGTCCTCCTCATctcaccctctccctcaccccagtCCACAGCTTCCAGAACTTCCAAGGAAAGTTTTCTCCTTAGGACCTAGAGTTGGAGTGGTTAAGATTTCAGGGAGCGTTTAAGCAGATAACTCTTCAAAAGGAGTCTTATTTCTTCTGGGGTCGGGGGAGCAGCCTACTAGCCCCTCTTGGCCTCCAGCATTGGAAGCCCTGGCTTCCCATTCACAGCCCCCACCAGTTTCTCGGGACCCTGCCACTGGGCAGGCTGTCTGCGTCTGGGAGCCCCGGGGCTCCTTCCATTCCTCACAAACCTAAGTTGGCCCATTCCAGACCACAGCACCACACACCACGTGCTGCACGACCCCAGCCATTGGCTTCTTTATTGAGCACCAGATTTTCATCATAAGTCATCACAGGAGAGAGATTCAGATTCAACCAACCCCAGACCCAGGCCCTGATCCAGGCCTGGGAGCACAGTCCGAGGAGGGACCTGGTCCTGCTGAGGTATACATGTGTACAGAAATAGGCACACAGGCTTCAGAGTATCAGTAGCTGATTTTGGAAATCATGGTCTCCCTGGAAGAAGTAAAGGGGAGCGTGTCGCTTGACCCCAGAGTAGTGACGTATCCATCCACAGGGTGAGGGCTCAGAGAGATGGCCACCATGTCTTCATGCATGCTGCCCTGTTTGCCAAGTTAGAGAAGCAGAAAGattaggacattaaaaaaaaaaaaaaaaagaatcacagaacATCAAAGCCAAAGAGGAGCCCCTTTCTAcacctggggaaactgaggcttggagtaAGGGAATGCTCTGCCAAGAACacactggaaggaaggaaggagcggAACAGACCTCCGATCTCTGGGCGGACATGGAGATTCCCCAAAGCTGCCAGGACCTTTGGGACTGGGCTTAGAAAGCCTCTTCCCCAGACCAGCCTCAAGACAGCATGATACAGAAGGGAAGCTGATCTAGTGAGAGTCTGCCACCAGCCAGGGCCCTGTCACCAGGGAGTCATCACACATCCTTGGTGCAGcccaagagaggaagggagagcatCTTGTGTGAAGTCCCACGGAAagccaggctggggccagggcagcgCAACAGCCCAGCAGCTCAGATGGGAACATACCTGCAGAGGCCAGAGATGTCATCCCATAGGCTTCATAGAGCAGCTCAAGAAGCTCGTTCTTCTCATCTTCTGGGAGGAAACTGGACTTTGCTGCGTTGATGTTCTAGAAGGACCAGCACGCAGACAACGTGAAACCAGACATCATGGAAGGGAGCCCTTGGCAATCTAGTGACACAGTCCATTCTCTTCATTAAATGTGGGCAATTGGTTAAGCTCAGAGGGGGaaggacttgtccaaggtcacacagcagcaaGTGCCAGAGCAGAGACTATGAGGTTCTGTGTTCTTAATGTGGCCCGAAGTGATACAGAGATatgggaaggaggctggagaaaCCTTTGAGAGACAGCGTGCGCTGTGTGGGGCCAGAGAGACACTCCTGCAGAGACAGACTTAGGCGATCACAACCCCTAAAATCAAGGGCTCAGCCAGGGGTCTATGAGTGGCCTGAAAATTGTGTGCAGAATTTATAGCTGAGAACACCTTTCTGAGGAGATGGTTGCCAGCTTTTAGAGTCTCTCAGGGCACTCAACCCAAGCAAAGGATAAGAAAACCGGATCTAGGTCAGGATTATCAGCAAAGATGTCTTCTCTGTGAAAGGCAGCACACTCCAGGTCTGGCTTGGCCTGGCTTGTTGGAGCAGACTCACTCCTCCAGGGATTCCAGGCCCTGGACAGGCCTTGCAGGCCTCACACACTCCCCGGGCCAAGAGTCAAGGTTCACACCCACTCACCAGTCTCTTAAACTCCTCTTCAGTAAAGCCCATGTCCTGTTTGGTCATCTGGTAATCTGTGTCCAGGGTAGACTTGAAGATGAGTGGGTCATCTGTGTTGAGTGAGTAGTTCGCCtggtcatttttgaacctggataccgggggagggagggagagggagaagcacCTCCTGATATTTCTCTATAAACAGCCACTGCACGTTGACGGCTACCCTCCTTTGAGCCTCTCAGCGCACTTGGACAGACCTGGGAACTCTCATtgtacagaggaagaaacaaattCAGAGAACCcaggtgacttgtccaaggtcacgtaACACGTAGCAACTCAAGACTTAAACCCATCCAACCAGGCCAGAGCCAGGCAAAGGCAGAAGATGAGCCAGATGGAATGGGGGCGTGAGGGGCAAAAAAGCAACATCCCCTGCTCCAGCTACCACCCTCTGTAGCCTCCTTCACAGCCACTATTGTGGGAGAGTGGTCTGCACCCTACCCCAGTCATCCTCGGTCCCACTGGGATCTGACCCTTTAAATACCAGGAAAATGTTCTTGGCACAATTCCTGGCCACCATCTTGTTAAATCCAGTGGACATTTCGTAGCTGTTACCTCCCTCAACTTGTGTAGCAGAATTTTATTCTGTTGGCCTTTTCCCTCAATTTCTCAGACACCACGCTTCTGGCTTTCCTTCTGCCGTCCCCCTGCTGTCACTGTCCTAGGTTCAGGCACTCTTGCTCCATCTCCTAAGGCTGTCACTTCTTCAACCCCCATATCTGTTCAGACAACTCTTAAGCCTTTCTCCAGCTCACAGGCTGTATACCCTCATGTCTCCGTTAACTTCAGCTTGGATGTCCACACACTCCACATTCCTAAAGCAGACCTCAGGAGCCCTTGAGATCAGAACATCAGTGCCCAAGCTTTCCTTCTCAGAAGCTTGGCAGACAGACCATCAGTGCTGGCCTGACCATGGTCTCCCCAAGTTCCTGGTGAACTTCTCTTGTGTCAGCTTTGCCCTCCTGAGGCCTGTCCCAGGGCTCAGTCCCAGGACAGCCTGGAGAAGGGCGGAGGCGTCTTAGTTAAGACTGTGGGATGGGATTGGGGTCAGGTGGGGTGGGACAGACTCTCCGGGGGGGGAACTTCAGGAtggtgctgggggttggggggacgcCCGGAGGTGCCAGGAGCAGAGACCACAGGAGCAGCAGATGCTCATCTTCCTGATCCCTGGGAGGCAGAATCTAGAGTGTGGGATAGCGGGGCATTCTGCTCTAGCTGAATGAGCTAGGGGTCCCCAGTTCTGCTATTTAATAGCTGGGTGACCTCGGCCAGGTTACACCACATCCAAACTTTGGATTCCTTATTTGTAAGGTGAGGACAGTAACGCCCGCTTCCCAAGCATTTGAAGAGATTTCATACCCAAGAGACCCAGCACAGGCCAGAGCCCGGTCCACGCATCCCCGACCCACCCTTGGCTTTCCGAGTACGAAACTGAATGGGCCCCAGGGGACCAGGCCTCACCGAACAACCGCATGCTCCGTGCCCGGCTTCCAGGCGCCGGTGAGGTAGCTGGACCAGGGGCAGACCTGGAAGAGCAGGTACGTGGCTGGCCGAACACCCCCAGGCCACGGCAACCCCCCTTCCCCGTGCCCCGGTCACACCAGGCCCCTTGCAGCTGGATCCCAGGCCCCGGCAGTCCTGGTTTTCTCCCACGGCCCAGCAGCTTGAAAACCCACTGACTGCTCCCACCACGGCTCACCCAGTGCCTTCAGCTCCTGGAGCCTCCTCACTTCCCACTGCAGCTCTGTCCCCTCActgcccagcccctcacctcGAAGTGCATGTTTTCCTGCCGCAGCCTGTTGTAAAGGGCCTCGTCCTCCAGGGTGTGGTAGCCGTGGCCCAGCCTCTCCGTCTTGAGCGTGTCCACGGCCTGCAGAGAAGGAGAAGCGAGGTGGAGCCCAGCGGGGAGGTAGGAGCAGGGACCACACCGCCCGCCAGCCAGACCCACTCACCTCTCTCACCACCTCTGCCGAGCCCACCTCCCCGGCATGGACCGTGCGGTGAACGCCGCTCTTCACGGCCTCCTGgaagggcaggggccaggtcagGGGCGGCCTGGGGGACAGCCTTGGGGATAGCCCCGGCAGGCCGTGCCTTCACCACACCTTGGGGCTGAGCCACGCCCACAGGCCACATGGCCTGCTTCAGGACAGGGAAGtctggttggtttttgttttataatcatttaaGTGGTAGCTCTCATTTATTAGACAGCTATTACGC contains:
- the ADA gene encoding adenosine deaminase isoform X3; this encodes MEGCREAIKRIAYEFMEMKAKEGVVYVEVRYSPHLLANSKVEPIPWNQAEGDVTPDEVVALVDQGLQEGERDFGVKVRSILCCMRHQPSWSPEVVELCKKYQQQTVVAIDLAGDETIQGSSLFPGHVQAYEEAVKSGVHRTVHAGEVGSAEVVREAVDTLKTERLGHGYHTLEDEALYNRLRQENMHFEVCPWSSYLTGAWKPGTEHAVVRFKNDQANYSLNTDDPLIFKSTLDTDYQMTKQDMGFTEEEFKRLNINAAKSSFLPEDEKNELLELLYEAYGMTSLASAGQHA